The following coding sequences lie in one Listeria ivanovii subsp. londoniensis genomic window:
- a CDS encoding ABC transporter permease subunit (The N-terminal region of this protein, as described by TIGR01726, is a three transmembrane segment that identifies a subfamily of ABC transporter permease subunits, which specificities that include histidine, arginine, glutamine, glutamate, L-cystine (sic), the opines (in Agrobacterium) octopine and nopaline, etc.), with the protein MQKNFLQKLAAIALIFIFVFSSFNTVFAADKQDETLTKIQEKGVLTVGLSADYPPYEFHQTIDGKDEIVGFDVSIAKKIAKDLDVKLDIKEMNFDSLLGSLKTGKIDMIISGMSPTPERQKEVDFSDPYMFVQQRVVVRKADKEKFTSVNDFNGVKVGAQKQTTQEELAQNELIGSDVVSLQKVPDLILNLKSNKVDAVVLEGPVAEAYLSQDKTLAMADIKFVNGSKETAIAMPKGSTALQDKVNASIKEIQDTGLLKDYQKEANKLMFQDGSFYEKYGNYFVKGTLITIALAAIGVLCGAVLGSLLALMKLAKTRWLRWPAACYIEFVRGTPLLIQIFIVFFGTQIIGMDVSAFVSGCIALSLNSAAYVAEIIRAGISAVNKGQMEAARSLGMTQSASMRYIILPQAVKNILPALGNEFVTVIKESSIVSVIGVTELMFMTGVVQGASFKPFIPLIITSLIYFILTFSLSRLLGVAERRMRTSD; encoded by the coding sequence ATGCAGAAGAACTTTTTACAAAAGCTTGCAGCAATTGCACTTATTTTTATATTTGTATTCTCTAGCTTCAATACAGTATTTGCTGCCGATAAACAAGATGAAACTTTAACTAAAATCCAGGAAAAAGGCGTTTTAACAGTTGGACTTTCAGCTGACTATCCTCCATATGAATTCCATCAAACAATTGATGGAAAGGATGAAATTGTTGGTTTTGATGTAAGTATAGCTAAAAAAATTGCCAAAGACTTAGATGTTAAGTTAGATATTAAGGAAATGAACTTCGATAGTTTGCTAGGTTCACTAAAAACTGGCAAAATTGATATGATTATTTCCGGAATGTCACCAACACCGGAACGTCAAAAAGAAGTCGATTTTTCTGACCCGTATATGTTCGTTCAACAGCGTGTTGTTGTACGAAAAGCTGATAAAGAGAAATTTACAAGTGTCAATGATTTTAATGGTGTTAAAGTAGGCGCCCAAAAGCAAACTACGCAAGAAGAATTAGCACAAAATGAACTCATTGGCTCTGATGTTGTTTCTCTACAAAAAGTTCCAGACTTAATTCTTAACTTAAAAAGTAATAAAGTTGATGCAGTTGTTCTAGAAGGTCCTGTTGCAGAAGCTTACTTAAGCCAAGACAAGACACTTGCGATGGCAGACATCAAATTTGTCAATGGGAGTAAAGAAACTGCTATCGCTATGCCAAAAGGCTCCACTGCCCTTCAAGATAAAGTCAATGCTTCTATTAAAGAAATTCAAGATACTGGTTTACTAAAGGATTATCAAAAAGAAGCAAACAAACTAATGTTCCAAGATGGTAGTTTCTATGAAAAATATGGTAACTACTTCGTTAAAGGAACGCTAATCACGATTGCCCTCGCTGCTATTGGTGTTTTATGTGGAGCAGTTTTAGGCTCCTTGCTTGCACTAATGAAACTAGCGAAAACAAGATGGTTACGCTGGCCAGCTGCTTGCTATATTGAATTTGTTCGTGGGACACCACTTCTCATTCAAATTTTCATCGTCTTTTTTGGAACACAAATTATCGGAATGGATGTATCAGCCTTCGTATCTGGTTGTATCGCCCTATCCTTAAACAGCGCTGCCTATGTTGCTGAAATCATCCGTGCAGGTATTTCTGCTGTAAACAAAGGTCAAATGGAAGCAGCCCGCTCCCTTGGTATGACACAGTCAGCTAGTATGCGTTACATTATTTTACCACAAGCTGTCAAAAATATTCTTCCTGCACTTGGGAATGAATTCGTTACTGTTATCAAAGAATCATCTATTGTTTCGGTAATCGGTGTGACTGAATTAATGTTCATGACTGGTGTGGTTCAAGGAGCAAGCTTCAAACCATTTATCCCACTAATTATCACTTCATTAATTTACTTTATACTAACATTCAGCTTGTCAAGACTACTAGGTGTTGCTGAAAGGAGAATGAGAACAAGTGATTAA
- a CDS encoding inorganic phosphate transporter: protein MEGMFLITLVIVLAALAFDLINGFHDTANAIATSVSTKALKPRHAIILAAIMNFVGAVSFTGVAKTITKDIVDPFSLNHGELVILAALLSAIAWNLITWYFGIPSSSSHALIGSIAGAAIASAGFSALEYGGFTKIIIGLLVSPVLAFVVGYTIYSLFKIFLKNLNLATTNRRFRMLQIGTAALQSYTHGTNDAQKSMGIITMALIAGGFQTTDDVQLWVQVSCAIAMAIGTSIGGWKIIKTVGGKIMKIKPVNGVAADLSSVIIIFGATFIHLPVSTTHVISSSILGVGTAHRVKGVKWDTAQRMVITWVITLPISATIAAILFYVLNFFL from the coding sequence ATGGAAGGAATGTTTCTTATCACCCTCGTCATCGTCCTTGCCGCGCTAGCATTTGACCTAATTAATGGGTTTCATGATACAGCAAACGCAATCGCGACTAGTGTCTCTACAAAAGCCTTAAAACCTAGACATGCAATTATCCTTGCCGCTATTATGAATTTTGTCGGAGCAGTTTCTTTTACAGGGGTTGCTAAAACGATTACGAAAGATATCGTGGATCCATTTAGTTTGAATCACGGTGAACTTGTTATTTTAGCAGCATTATTATCAGCAATTGCATGGAACTTAATTACATGGTACTTCGGAATTCCTAGTAGTTCCTCCCACGCATTAATTGGTTCTATCGCGGGTGCAGCTATTGCATCAGCTGGTTTTTCTGCGCTTGAATACGGCGGATTCACTAAAATTATCATCGGACTACTTGTTTCTCCTGTTCTTGCTTTTGTCGTTGGTTACACGATTTATTCGCTCTTTAAGATTTTCTTGAAGAACTTAAATTTAGCGACGACAAATAGAAGATTTAGGATGCTTCAAATCGGTACCGCTGCTTTACAATCTTATACACACGGAACAAATGATGCTCAAAAATCAATGGGGATTATCACCATGGCATTAATTGCTGGTGGTTTCCAAACTACAGATGATGTGCAATTATGGGTTCAAGTATCTTGTGCGATTGCGATGGCGATTGGTACAAGTATTGGTGGTTGGAAAATCATCAAAACAGTTGGTGGTAAAATTATGAAAATCAAACCTGTTAATGGTGTAGCAGCTGACTTAAGTTCTGTTATCATTATTTTCGGTGCTACATTTATCCATTTACCAGTTAGTACAACGCACGTTATTAGCTCTTCTATTCTTGGTGTTGGAACAGCTCACCGTGTTAAAGGAGTAAAATGGGATACAGCACAGCGGATGGTTATCACATGGGTAATTACACTCCCAATTTCCGCAACAATTGCAGCAATCCTGTTCTACGTACTAAATTTCTTCTTATAA